One genomic segment of Bifidobacterium breve DSM 20213 = JCM 1192 includes these proteins:
- a CDS encoding glycosyltransferase family 2 protein, whose protein sequence is MEHEPLVSIIIPVYKVEKFLDECVKSVVAQTYRNLEILLVDDGSPDDCPAMCDAWATRDPRVRVIHKPNGGLSDARNAGIAQATGSYIYFADSDDTVAPTLVEDCLNAMREYDADLVMFQFDTISENDKPLLSSYRHNDFDEVQVLTPVEAIKKQVKAEIDGYFWAFLAPASTYQGHGFSFPVGRKIEDLSRICNVIGEATRVVRIPKVLYHYRLREGSITATLDPQLTRDWTRAADDREEYVVHRFPELKGFMTLQQLNFFANLDYETMRQSLIAGLKIDPEDADALRRRIEGLTKSADEGEEPMPEALSELLGLLKLGVTKFAGIEADADSANAAADNDDVTLAECFRDMREDWRQLRIQRIENAEERKAERKAARNGVTFRAI, encoded by the coding sequence CAGACCTATCGCAACCTCGAGATTCTGCTGGTGGATGATGGCTCGCCTGACGACTGCCCGGCCATGTGCGACGCTTGGGCCACCCGCGACCCGCGCGTGCGGGTGATTCACAAGCCCAACGGCGGACTGTCTGACGCACGCAATGCCGGCATCGCCCAGGCGACCGGCTCATACATCTACTTTGCGGATTCGGATGACACTGTGGCGCCCACGCTGGTGGAAGACTGCCTGAATGCCATGCGTGAATACGATGCCGATCTGGTGATGTTCCAGTTCGACACCATCTCCGAGAACGACAAGCCACTGCTCTCCAGCTATCGTCACAATGATTTCGATGAAGTGCAGGTGCTGACTCCGGTCGAAGCCATCAAGAAGCAGGTCAAAGCCGAGATTGATGGCTATTTCTGGGCCTTTCTGGCACCCGCATCCACATATCAGGGGCATGGTTTCTCCTTCCCCGTGGGCCGTAAGATCGAGGATCTTTCCCGCATCTGCAATGTGATCGGCGAAGCCACGCGCGTGGTGCGTATTCCTAAGGTGCTATATCACTATCGTCTGCGCGAAGGGTCGATTACCGCCACCTTGGATCCGCAGCTCACCCGCGATTGGACGCGCGCCGCCGATGACCGCGAAGAATATGTTGTTCATCGATTCCCTGAACTCAAGGGATTCATGACTCTGCAGCAGCTGAACTTCTTTGCCAACCTCGATTACGAGACCATGCGTCAGTCGTTGATTGCCGGTCTCAAGATTGATCCTGAAGATGCGGATGCGCTTCGCCGGCGTATCGAAGGGCTGACCAAGTCTGCCGATGAGGGCGAAGAGCCCATGCCGGAAGCCCTGAGCGAATTACTGGGTCTATTGAAACTGGGAGTCACCAAGTTCGCAGGTATCGAGGCCGATGCGGACTCGGCTAATGCCGCCGCTGATAACGACGACGTGACACTGGCCGAATGCTTCCGCGATATGCGCGAGGATTGGCGCCAGCTGCGCATCCAACGCATCGAAAATGCCGAGGAGCGCAAAGCCGAACGCAAGGCCGCCCGCAACGGCGTGACTTTCAGGGCAATCTAG